Proteins found in one Planococcus citri chromosome 2, ihPlaCitr1.1, whole genome shotgun sequence genomic segment:
- the LOC135837425 gene encoding alkaline phosphatase-like, which translates to MQISSNMIFTSIAALVAVFFVRFASSAVAAPNYKVVTDEDADPYKTFPDPVIDAKETSIKYWRENAYKTLNEKVNKKINTNVAKNVIFFMGDGMSIPTITAARIYQGQNNKQHGEENQLFFETFPFSGLSKTYCVDKQVPDSASTATAYLRGVKSNYYTIGVTAKVKPADCESAKLPSNRPSSIVKWAQDAGKATGIVTNTRITDASPAGAYAHVPLRDMEDDADVVELGLDPNSCNFDIAQQLIHGPVGRNIKVIMGGGRDKFLPNGTTSPNGRGHRLQGDLIEAWKQDKIAKKASHVYLTNADELAKLKENVTGADYILGLFAPSHLAYNLQRPKDQPTLSEMVETAIKSLSNDKNGFFLFVEGGLIDKAHHKDMARKALTETTEFANAIELATKLTSEEDTLIVVTADHAHTMSISGYPARGHDILGIYGKSQNGMPYSTLSYANGLGYKKEYNLEKEDMKSIDYMYPALVLKEWESHGGDDVAVFARGPWAHIFSGTYEQSFIPIAEAHAANIPIPDETAIVDPPQPPAPPQDQITPAAPDHPAPKPEQHNSAPTLYAINTWTVLLLSTLVSLPFISRYSLSST; encoded by the exons ATGCAAATTTCTTCGAATATGATTTTCACGAGCATCGCGGCGCTCGTAGCTGTGTTTTTCGTTCGTTTCG CATCATCGGCAGTCGCAGCCCCAAACTATAAAGTAGTGACAGACGAAGATGCTGACCCTTATAAAACATTTCCAGACCCTGTAATCGATGCAAAAGAAACTA gtATTAAATATTGGCGTGAAAATGCTTACAAAACGTTGaatgaaaaagtgaataaaaaaataaacaccaaCGTCgccaaaaatgttattttctttATGGGCGACGGAATGTCAATACCGACCATAACGGCCGCTAGAATATACCAAGGGCAGAATAATAAACAGCATGGAGAAGAAAATCAATTATTCTTTGAAACTTTTCCATTTTCCGGCCTTTCAAAG ACGTATTGCGTCGACAAACAAGTGCCAGATTCAGCCAGCACAGCCACAGCTTACTTACGAGGGGTGAAAAGCAACTATTACACGATCGGTGTGACAGCTAAAGTAAAACCTGCAGATTGCGAGAGCGCTAAATTACCGTCAAATAGACCATCTTCGATAGTGAAATGGGCTCAGGATGCTGGAAAAGCAACAGGAATCGTTACGAATACTCGAATTACCGACGCATCTCCAGCCGGAGCTTATGCTCATGTACCATTACGTGACATGGAGGATGACGCTGATGTTGTCGAACTTGGACTTGATCCGAATTCTTGTAATTTTGATATCGCCCAGCAGCTGATTCATGGTCCAGTTGGGCGTAATATTAAG GTCATTATGGGAGGAGGCAGAGATAAATTCTTACCGAATGGAACAACCTCGCCAAATGGAAGAGGTCATCGATTACAAGGAGACTTGATCGAAGCATGGAAACAagacaaaattgccaaaaaagcatcCCACGTTTACCTGACGAACGCTGACGAACTCGCTAAATTAAAAGAAAACGTAACCGGAGCAGATTATATTTTAG GTTTATTCGCCCCTAGTCACCTCGCTTACAATCTTCAGCGTCCAAAAGACCAACCAACGTTATCAGAAATGGTAGAAACTGCCATAAAATCGCTCAGCAATGACAAAAATGGCTTCTTTCTTTTCGTAGAAGGTGGCCTGATTGACAAAGCTCATCATAAAGATATGGCTAGGAAAGCTCTCACCGAAACTACCGAATTTGCCAATGCCATCGAATTAGCCACCAAGTTGACCAGCGAAGAAGATACGTTGATTGTTGTCACAGCTGATCACGCGCATACGATGAGTATAAGCGGATATCCGGCCAGAGGTCATGATATTTTAGGTATTTatggaaaaagtcaaaatggtATGCCTTATTCGACGCTGAGTTACGCCAATGGTCTCGGATATAAAAAAgagtacaatttggaaaaagaagACATGA AAAGCATCGACTACATGTACCCCGCACTCGTGCTAAAAGAATGGGAATCTCACGGAGGCGACGACGTAGCAGTTTTCGCTCGCGGTCCATGGGCTCACATCTTCAGTGGCACTTACGAACAAAGCTTTATCCCAATAGCCGAAGCTCACGCAGCTAATATACCAATACCAGACGAGACAGCGATCGTAGACCCACCTCAGCCACCTGCACCTCCTCAAGACCAAATCACCCCAGCGGCGCCAGATCATCCTGCACCTAAACCAGAACAGCATAATTCTGCTCCTACATTGTACGCCATCAACACGTGGACCGTGTTGTTGTTATCTACTCTAGTCAGCTTACCATTTATCAGTAGATATTCGCTGAGTAGTACTTAA